In the Lepus europaeus isolate LE1 chromosome 18, mLepTim1.pri, whole genome shotgun sequence genome, one interval contains:
- the NEURL4 gene encoding neuralized-like protein 4 isoform X1, whose protein sequence is MAAGSGGSGGPGPGPGGGGGGPGGSGPGPGSSGGLGSGAELHPRTGRLVSLSACGRTARRQQPGQEFNHGLVLSREPLRDGRVFTVRIDRKVNSWSGSIEIGVTALDPSVLDFPSSATGLKGGSWVVSGCSVLRDGRSVLEEYGQDLDQLGEGDRVGVERTAAGELRLWVNGRDCGVAATGLPARVWAVVDLYGKCTQITVLPPEPGFCPPAPLPTPPLEPSAPSEDPALAEQGTSGDEAFMVSPAQARPETFPNSLDSHNDFASMELSEVVSNTILSAYNGGLLNVNLSSPPAGDGLASSGAATSPILTSNDALLFHEKCGTLIKLSNNNKTAERRRPLDEFNNGVVMTNRPLRDNEMFEIRIDKLVDKWSGSIEIGVTTHNPNSLEYPATMTNLQSGTIMMSGCGILTNGKGTRREYCEFSLDELQEGDHIGLTRKSNSALHFFINGIDQGVATPLTPPVVYGVVDLYGMAVKVTIVHNNNHSDRLRRNNAILRALSPEGALRRAAPAAQAEPERLLFHPNCGQKAAITHEGRTALRPHATDDFNHGVVLSSRALRDGEVFQVRIDKMVDKWAGSIEIGVTTHNPAYLQLPSTMTNLRSGTWMMTGNGVMHNGTTILDEYGHNLDRLKAGDTVGVVRREDGTLHFFVNGMTQGPAAWNVPPGVYAVVDLYGQAAQATIVDDVEVPPVPEPLPEGNNQVSPSSPSSGAGGSDLRFHQLHGSNAVITNGGRTALRHNCRSEFNDAIVISNRALRDGELFEIVIQKMVDRWSGSIEAGVTAIRPEDLEFPNTMTDIDYDTWMLSGTAIMQDGNTMRNNYGCDLDALGTGARIGMMRTAKGDLHYFINGQDQGAACSGLPPGKEVYAVVDLYGQCVQVSITNATGPMDNSLATSNSATEKSFPLHSPVAGVAHRFHTTCGKNVTLEEDGTRAVRAAGYAHGLVFSTKELKAEEVFEVKVEELEEKWAGSLRLGLTTLAPGEMGPGAGGSPGLPPSLPELRTKTTWMVSSCEVRRDGQLQRMNYGRNLERLGVGSRVGIRRGADDTMHILVDGEDMGPAATGIAKNVWAVLDLYGPVRCVSIVSSTRLEESEGTQPPSPSSDTGSEVEEDDEGEERGLGGQDQVDVVPTALEFLENHGKNILLSNGNRTATRVASYNQGIVVISQPLVPQLLVQVRIDFLNRQWTSSLVLGVITCPPERLNFPASACALKRAAWLLRGRGIFHNGLKICEKFGPNLDTCPEGTVLGLRLDGSGGLHLHVNGVDHGVAVPDVPQPCHALVDLYGQCEQVTIMSPEPGAASGKSAGTQGDMEKADMVDGIKESVCWGPPPTANPLKSCEYHALCSRFQELLLLPEDYFMPPPKRSLCYCESCRKLRGDEAHRRRGEPPREYALPFGWCRFNLRVNPRLEAGTLTKKWHMAYHGSNVAAVRRVLDRGELGAGTASILSCRPLKGEPGVGFEEPGENCAPPREEQPPPVLLSPSLQYAGAETLASKVQFRDPKSQRTHRAQVAFQVCVRPGSYTPGPPSAALREPPDPHFGAAELEWVTKEKGAILLYALLVRVE, encoded by the exons ATGGCGGCGGGGTCGGGTGGGAGTGGGGgccccgggccggggccgggcgggggcggggggggccccGGCGGGAGCGGCCCAGGGCCGGGGTCCAGCGGGGGTCTCGGCAGCGGCGCGGAGCTGCACCCGCGCACTGGGCGCTTGGTGAGCCTGTCGGCCTGCGGGCGTACAGCGCGGCGGCAGCAGCCGGGCCAGGAGTTTAACCACGGACTGGTGTTGAGCCGAGAACCCTTGCGCGATGGACGCGTCTTCACCGTCCGCATCGACCGCAAG gTCAACTCCTGGAGCGGCTCCATTGAGATCGGGGTGACGGCGCTGGACCCCAGTGTACTGGACTTCCCAAGCAGCGCCACGGGACTGAAGGGGGGCTCGTGGGTAGTGTCAGGCTGCTCGGTGCTGAGGGACGGACGCTCCGTGCTGGAGGAGTACGGCCAGGACCTGGACCAGCTTGGCGAAGGGGACCGTGTGGGCGTGGAACGCACGGCTGCCGGGGAGCTGCGGCTCTGGGTGAACGGGCGGGATTGTGGCGTGGCTGCCACGGGCCTGCCCGCTCGGGTCTGGGCTGTCGTGGACCTTTATGGCAAGTGCACCCAGATCACTGTGCTGCCCCCTGAGCCAGGCTTCTgtccccctgctcccctccccacccctcccctcgaGCCCTCAGCCCCCTCTGAAGACCCCGCCTTGGCTGAACAGGGAACCTCCGGGGATGAAG CCTTCATGGTGTCCCCAGCGCAGGCCCGGCCGGAGACGTTTCCTAACAGCCTTGACTCGCATAATG ACTTTGCCAGCATGGAGCTGTCTGAGGTGGTGAGCAACACCATCCTGTCTGCCTACAACGGGGGGCTCCTGAACGTGAACCTGAGCTCCCCCCCGGCAGGGGATGGGCTGGCATCCAGCGGCGCTGCCACCTCGCCCATCCTCACTTCCAATGACGCCCTGCTCTTTCACGAGAAGTGTGGGACCCTCAtcaaactcagcaacaacaacaagacAGCTGAGCGTCGGCGGCCCCTGGATGAGTTCAACAATGGGGTCGTCATGACTAACCGCCCGCTGCGGGACAATGAGATGTTTGAG ATCCGCATTGACAAGCTTGTGGATAAGTGGTCAGGATCCATCGAGATCGGTGTCACCACGCACAACCCCAACAGTTTGGAGTACCCAGCCACCATGACCAACCTGCAGTCAG GCACCATCATGATGAGTGGCTGTGGGATCCTCACCAATGGCAAAGGCACCCGCCGGGAGTACTGCGAGTTCAGTCTGGATGAGCTGCAG GAGGGAGACCACATCGGCCTCACGAGGAAGTCCAATTCTGCCCTGCACTTCTTCATCAATGGCATCGACCAGG GTGTGGCCACCCCGCTGACGCCCCCCGTGGTGTACGGTGTGGTGGACTTGTATGGGATGGCGGTGAAGGTGACCATCGTCCACAACAATAACCACAGCGACCGTCTCCGCCGCAACAACGCCATCCTGCGGGCACTGTCCCCCGAGGGCGCCCTGCGCCGAGCCGCTCCTGCCGCCCAGGCAGAACCCGAGCGCCTGCTCTTCCACCCTAACTGTGGCCAGAAGGCAGCCATCACCCACGAGGGACGCACTGCCCTGAGGCCCCA TGCCACCGACGACTTCAATCATGGCGTGGTACTCAGCAGCAGAGCCCTGCGGGATGGAGAGGTGTTCCAGGTGCGCATCGACAAGATGGTGGACAAATGGGCTGGCTCCATTGAGATTGGCGTCACCACTCACAACCCTGCCTATCTCCAATTGCCCTCCACCATGACCAACCTGCGCTCTG GGACCTGGATGATGACCGGGAACGGGGTGATGCACAACGGGACGACCATCCTGGACGAGTATGGGCACAACCTGGACCGCCTCAAG GCAGGGGACACGGTGGGCGTAGTGCGGCGGGAGGACGGGACGCTCCACTTCTTCGTCAACGGGATGACTCAGGGCCCTGCCGCCTGGAACGTGCCTCCTGGCGTCTACGCCGTCGTTGATCTCTACGGCCAGGCAGCCCAGGCCACCATCGTGGACGACGTGG AGGTGCCCCCGGTTCCTGAGCCCCTCCCTGAGGGGAACAACCAGGTGTCTCCGAGCTCTCCGTCGTCAGGGGCCGGGGGCTCTGACCTGCGCTTCCACCAGCTGCATGGCAGTAACGCCGTCATCACCAACGGCGGCCGCACCGCGCTGCGCCACAACTGCCGCAGCGAGTTCAACGACGCCATCGTCATCTCCAACCG GGCCCTGCGCGACGGAGAGCTTTTTGAAATTGTCATTCAGAAGATGGTGGACCGCTGGTCAGGCTCCATTGAGGCAG gagTGACTGCTATCCGGCCTGAAGACCTGGAGTTCCCCAACACGATGACCGACATTGACTATGATACGTGGATGCTGAG CGGCACCGCCATCATGCAAGACGGCAACACGATGCGCAACAACTACGGGTGTGACCTGGACGCGCTGGGCACGGGTGCGCGCATCGGCATGATGCGCACCGCCAAGGGCGACCTGCACTATTTCATCAACGGCCAGGATCAAGGCGCCGCCTGCTCAGGCTTGCCTCCGGGTAAAG AGGTGTACGCGGTCGTGGATCTCTACGGCCAGTGTGTGCAAGTGTCCATCACTAACGCCACCGGCCCCATGGACAACAGCCTGGCCACCAGCAACAGCGCCACCGAGAAGTCCTTCCCCCTGCATTCTCCAG tggctggtgtGGCTCACCGATTCCATACTACCTGCGGCAAGAACGTCACCCTGGAGGAGGACGGCACGAGAGCCGTGCGGGCGGCTGGCTATGCTCACGGCCTCGTCTTCAGCACCAAGGAGCTCAAGGCTGAGGAAGTCTTTGAG GTCAAAGTGGAAGAGCTGGAGGAAAAGTGGGCGGGGTCCCTCCGGCTGGGACTGACCACGCTAGCCCCAGGGGagatggggcctggggcaggcggcAGCCCcgggctgcctccctccctgccagagCTCCGGACGAAGACCACCTGGATGGTGTCCAGCTGTGAAGTGAGGCGTGACGGGCAGCTGCAGAGGATGAACTATGGCCGGAACCTGGAGAGGCTGGGG GTGGGCAGCCGTGTGGGTATTCGCCGGGGGGCCGACGACACAATGCACATCCTGGTAGATGGAGAGGATATGGGGCCTGCAGCGACTGGCATCGCCAAG AACGTGTGGGCTGTGTTGGATCTCTACGGGCCAGTGCGCTGTGTCTCCATTGTCAGTTCCACCCGACTGGAGGAGTCAGAAGGCACCCAGCCTCCTTCCCCCAGCTCGGACACCGGCAGCGAGGTCGAGGAAGATGACGAGGGCGAGGAGCGTGGCCTGGGA GGTCAGGATCAAGTGGATGTTGTGCCCACAGCACTCGAGTTCCTGGAGAACCATGGGAAGAATATCCTCCTGTCCAACGGGAATCGGACAGCCACGCGGGTGGCCAGCTACAATCAGGGCATTGTGGTCATCAGCCAGCCCCTCGTTCCCCAGCTGCTGGTCCAG GTGCGGATAGACTTCCTGAACAGACAGTGGACGTCTTCTCTTGTCCTGGGTGTCATCACCTGCCCACCCGAGAGGCTCAACTTCCCTGCTTCTGCCTGTGCCCTCAAACGGGCAGCCTGGCTGCTGCGGGGCCGCGGCATCTTCCACAATGGTCTCAag ATCTGTGAGAAGTTTGGGCCAAACCTGGACACGTGTCCTGAAGGCACCGTACTGGGACTGCGGCTGGACGGCTCTGGGGGGCTACATCTCCACGTCAATGGAGTGGACCACGGCGTGGCCGTGCCAGacgtgccccagccctgccatgcGCTCGTGGACCTCTACGGACAGTGCGAGCAG GTGACAATCATGAGCCCTGAACCAGGGGCCGCCAGTGGGAAGAGTGCTGGAACCCAAGGGGACATGGAGAAAGCTGACATGGTGGACG GTATCAAGGAGAGCGTATGCTGGGGTCCACCGCCAACTGCCAACCCCCTGAAGAGCTGCGAGTACCACGCCCTTTGTTCCCGCTTCCaagagctgctgctgcttcctg AGGACTATTTCATGCCTCCACCTAAGCGTAGCCTGTGCTACTGTGAATCTTGCCGGAAGCTTCGAGGAGACGAGGCCCACAGGCGCAGAGGGGAGCCCCCCAGGGAGTACGCCCTGCCCTTTGGCTGGTGCAGGTTCAACCTCAG GGTGAATCCCCGCCTGGAGGCTGGGACGCTAACTAAGAAGTGGCACATGGCCTATCACGGGAGCAACGTGGCAGCGGTGCGGAGGGTGCTGGACCgaggggagctgggagcag GCACTGCCTCCATCCTGAGCTGCCGGCCCTTGAAGGGAGAGCCCGGGGTAGGGTTTGAGGAGCCCGGCGAGAATTGTGCACCTCCCCGGGAAGAGCAGCCCCCTCCAGTGCTGCTTTCCCCTTCCCTTCAGTACGCCGGGGCCGAGACCCTGGCCTCCAAAGTGCA ATTCCGGGACCCCAAGTCTCAGCGGACACACCGGGCTCAGGTGGCGTTCCAGGTGTGTGTGCGCCCTGGCTCCTACACCCCGGGCCCCCCTTCCGCTGCACTCAGAGAACCTCCGGACCCCCACTTCGGCGCGGCCGAACTTGAGTGGGTCACTAAGGAGAAGGGGGCCATACTCCTCTATGCCCTGCTGGTACGGGTGGAATGA